A region from the Triticum aestivum cultivar Chinese Spring chromosome 3D, IWGSC CS RefSeq v2.1, whole genome shotgun sequence genome encodes:
- the LOC123074260 gene encoding uncharacterized protein: MSRGMEQLLDQVMENMEQDELATKSAPPAKSSSVAKHMPPTASDPAANSSTVVGSDLVVKPASLVTKPASLTTSTCIPEVEKKRSSGAINDKDVGITAKKPRPSACDVSSKSTNLEGFYSPKAKELRVLIEQHQNILAGENTLLEKLKAPPTNNISMPSLVLTPGIAAKYISIGLKDIQKALREQPINEELTIARIESVISMWKIPYANEVPPDLENLIRHLEAVVARLGGKGGLATSHTSAPAPAQVSSLLEKLDAAHAGITQGLRRLEKEGPVLEGRLADLASICNRQKKLAEEHQTLAGKHQQLAEEYKGLCEKETEMAALAKKRTGVLADMMTSSSRHLEAHEDVVQSSSQVAESYTRRRAEAAAFLAAGGTLPEIATILAYKAPE, translated from the exons ATGAGCCGCGGCATGGAGCAACTCCTAGACCAGGTGATGGAAAACATGGAGCAAGATGAGCTGGCCACCAAATCCGCACCTCCGGCCAAGTCTAGTTCGGTGGCGAAGCACATGCCCCCAACAGCGAGTGATCCAGCTGCGAATTCTTCAACTGTGGTAGGGAGCGATCTCGTCGTAAAACCCGCCTCCCTGGTGACAAAGCCCGCTTCTTTAACCACATCAACATGCATCCCCGAAGTGGAGAAAAAGCGGTCATCGGGAGCTATCAATGACAAGGATGTTGGGATAACTGCAAAGAAACCAAGGCCGTCTGCTTGCG ATGTCTCCAGCAAATCAACTAATCTAGAAGGCTTTTATTCCCCTAAGGCAAAGGAGCTCCGTGTATTAATTGAGCAACACCAGAATATCCTTGCTGGAGAAAACACTCTGCTCGAGAAGCTCAAAGCCCCTCCGACTAATAACATCTCAATGCCAAGCCTTGTTCTCACGCCCGGAATAGCAGCAAAGTACATCTCAATAGGACTCAAAGATATACAAAAGGCGCTAAGGGAGCAGCCGATCAATGAGGAGCTAACCATAGCGAGAATAGAGTCTGTGATAAGTATGTGGAAGATCCCGTATGCGAACGAGGTCCCGCCAGACCTTGAGAATCTGATTCGCCACCTTGAAGCAGTGGTGGCTCGTCTGGGCGGAAAAGGTGGTCTTGCCACTTCCCACACATCGGCACCCGCGCCGGCGCAAGTGTCATCCCTGCTGGAGAAACTCGATGCAGCTCATGCGGGGATCACTCAAGGACTTCGCCGCCTCGAGAAGGAAGGGCCGGTCCTAGAGGGACGCCTTGCCGACCTTGCCTCCATCTGCAACAGACAAAAGAAGTTGGCCGAAGAACATCAGACGCTTGCCGGCAAACATCAACAACTTGCCGAGGAGTACAAGGGCCTCTGCGAGAAAGAAACAGAGATGGCGGCACTGGCTAAAAAGCGCACAGGCGTCCTAGCTGACATGATGACTTCTAGCTCCCGCCATCTTGAAGCTCATGAAGATGTGGTCCAGAGTTCATCACAGGTGGCCGAGTCGTACACAAGACGCCGTGCGGAGGCGGCTGCCTTCCTGGCCGCCGGCGGAACGCTTCCGGAGATCGCGACGATCCTAGCATACAAAGCTCCTGAGTGA